The genome window ATTTTGTCTAGGAGCTCCACAACTTGGTCTCTGTCATCCACCTTGGTGTTGTCAAAAACATGGTACCTTCCACCGCACTGGTCCACAAGTGTCTTGAGATCTTCCTGAGCTTCATGGACATACTGCTCAATGCCGCCATCATCCAACTCATCTCCATGGGTGAAGAGGATCATGGTATACCTTTCAGCTTCTTCTCCAAACAGCGCCCTGATTTTCTTTACCGCGTTCTGTTCCTCCTTTGTGAAAGGCCCCATGTTTATGACCAATACAATTGCATGGGGACCAGGTGACGTCATGTTGATACATTTACTGATCTCTGTCTTCAAGTAACTGTCAGAGTGGCTTGTATCGAATAAGCCAGGGGTGTCCACTAGCATTATCTGTCTCCCTCCCACCTCTTCTGTCTCCTTGGAACACTCTTTTGTCACAGAAGAGCCAGATTTGGCATCTCTGAAAGCCTTCCTCCCCAGAATGGTGTTTCCTGAAGAGCTTTTTCCAGCACCTGTTTTCCCCACCAGCACAATCCTGGTCATGGACACTACAGGAGAGAAGTAAAGGAGAAAACATAAAAACAGTCACATCATGGTTTTCAATCACATAAGCAAGTCTTGCTGTAGTGTTTTTAAAACACTACTTAGTAATGGGTCTCCCATAACGAAATGCAAATTGATATTAATAATCATTCCTCTTCACTGCCATCTTGAAATGTAGATAATCAACgcacaacaaatatatatatatttgattaacCTTTTcatgcagtgggctaaatcagggtcacacagtgtttcttggtagtcttaaacaaatctactttgaaacaaaagtacacacttcacacacacggTTATGGGCTTAAAGAAAAGAAGGCAcctatgtcagatatagagttgaaatgtatgaCATTTTGAAGTTTGAATCACCATATTACActttatacatcacagaagactgaaatataacaaaaccgtttgacatagaaacacaggaTTTTCGACtgtttaagaaatatatatatttattaattaaaagattaataacattccacacaTGATATGACTTTGATGAATTATTTATTGTTCAACTTACTGTTTGGACGATCATCCATGGAATTTCTTCTTCTACCCagagtctgtttgtctgtgtcttcATCCTTCATCACTACATAAAGACACATTGAAGTGACCATCACATAAAATACTGCATTATGATTCAATCTTCTTCTCTGTTATACACTTATGTTCATGTGAATGTAAAACCATGAAAGtttcaaatgaaataaaaaacatcACACCTGAAATTAGTTTTTTATATGCTACTTCCCATAAAGTTAGTTGAGGTGATACTGCCTGGGTTGTGTAACGAATAACTTTAATCTGCAATGATGTGGTTATTCATTCCCACTGGACTGTCTAACTAAAACTGTGTTCAAGAAAGGGATGGAATATATTCATACTCCCATGATGAAAAACACCCATTGTTATAATAGTTCATATTATTACACACTTTGTACAGCAACTTAAGTGAAAGTAGAATGACTTGGGAGTGACGATGTTATATAAGTATACGGAGGTTCTCAAAAACATCTTTAACTGTTCACAAAAATAGCTAGTAAATATGTGTAGTGTTTGAATCAATAAACTTAGTCAACTTACAGGGTTTTGTTGCGCTTGATGAAGCCATTTTGTCAGATTTTTCCGGTACGTCTCCTACATTAACGACGACCTCCCCTCTGCTGTTCAGGCAAAgccactccctccctctgctgttcagtcaaaaccactccctccctctgctgttcagtcaaaaccactccctccctctgctgttcaGTCAAAAGCCACCCCTCCCTCTGCTGTTCAAGTCAAAAACACTCCTTCCCTCTGCCGTTCAGTCAAACCACGCCCGTCCCTCTGCTGTTCAGTCAAAGCCACGCCCACTTGGATGGGAGGAGTAGAACTACATTTCAACAAGAATCACAGAAAAAATATGGAGACGAACGAGATTACATGAAACAGTCACCTTTCAATAAATCCTAATCCAGACCATAGTTATGGACTATTATCAACGACTATGAAACAGACACAACTTATATTTTCTTCAATAACTAGAAGAGCTATAGTACTGTACCTATTCATGCTGCCAAACCTTTGTTCCAAGATTGGCAGCTTTGAAGGCAGCCTTGATATAAAGACTCACTAACAACAGAAAAGTAAATGATTGACAGTTATCACTCAAAGGGAACATACTTTATTAGTTTCTTATGTACACAGTCTACATGCATGGAAGGTACATGGGAGTCTATATGATACAGTATGACTCAATGTACACATAGTATAATACAATGGTTTATAAGCATTTCATCTGCATAACATCTATATCAGATCATTGAAATCAATCATTATGGTACCACATTAAAcaatgtgtgattttgttgtcagcacattcaaccatgtaaagaaaaaagtatttaataagaatatttaattcattcagatctaggatgtgttattttagtgttccctttatttttttgagcagtgtatattgatgaaccataatcactactactggataattgataggtacagtagttaactgaaaggttgtcccaacttgttcaaatgtttaaatcattatatactattactaataatagttatagcagtgttccttatcagtccagtatgtatgcaggtgtTTGTATTTACAACCAGCAATACCAAGAACGgccagtaggtgacaatggtactgtacactgtatgggtgtagttttcataaatacaatgaacatggtgtgatctcgtctaaaataatctccattgagaaccatcacaaagttggtctccgtattgaattgaccttttcattttactttttctgatacatttatatagtcattaaatgtgccactggcctgagtctactacaatagctTTACAAGAAGAAAAAGctcaaaataagtacagttctaaaagcgaaataactacttcaatgaaaaacccaaataaatcaaccaaAATATCCTTCAAAAATACTCATttttcagtcagtgtctcaactcttcaaacagcagctatggacaagaatgtcacacaaagtatgcaattttaaataaaataacatcaaataaataattagtaagtgtactgtcatgtactaaaaactgaaaactactaaacaaaagaacaaatatcatACTATACACCAGGGTTTCTCAAACAGGGTAGGTTAACCCCTAGGGGTCCCTGGTGTAATTGCAAGGTGtctgtgaaataaaaaagtgtaatgaacgtATTCAGCACAAGGATTCCAGtaactttacatataatatagggtggaggtccctgaggacgaCTGAAAACCTTGCccgccttgcctcaaaatatgcaggtgttccagtacccaaaaaaggttgagaaccactgctatacacactactgaacaaaagaaccgaacATGTTTGCGGGTTATGAtccaacaaattgctggcagatattttccctcttgagactgtccagcctgtctctatgtacattacagacaactatgccgttcagtctctcttggcccatgctggcccgtagccaagtctttaacctgcggagtgcactgaaactcctctcagcctcacatgaagacactggcaccacaaacaaaattctgatcagcacctcCACTTGGTCAAACAACCCCCGCAcctccactggaagcctcctgaggacctctgctgcctctccaccGCTGCTACAGGGGTATTTGTTGCGAAAGAGAGGCaactgcactgaaagagaatctatgttcagctcagggtactgatctagagactcatccaactcccccgtgagaagcgctctttccaacttttgcaggacgtttagactgtcctggtcaaaacggtcGCCAAACTGAACCTCCACACTGTCCAACACTTAAAAACATTCTGCCCTATAGTGATCCACTGCTTTGCCAGCAAAACCTCTTGAGTGTGTCTCAATGGATTCAATGGagtcaatcaatgttgttgctttctcatatAGTGCAAGGTAGCTTTCGTCATTTCTGCTGTTTACCACACGCGCTGGATAACTGggcactgattggatttagctggtgtgctgttacagttacaaagtggcagtgggtttggcagttttgatgtgctgtgaatttttcaaaggcttttctccagttcctaaatcctgcactaatgaaggcagcatcMgctctttggccaaaagatggctgtcttgaaaacccttggctacaatgaaaacacaacactccttttattgatggattataatgtagccaggggaaatcacGAAAcaatctctcttgaaacgtcaacactcttttggcaagagtttgcggatctataaattgtgggtgtggctgatattgttatgtgccatcactgaggtaactggacaatgctgtgccactgtcccctatactggtgctgctggcaacaaggttgacacctggtcctgctgtggctgtgacactgtcctctgaagtctctctccctggctctttccctttcaccaccctcactgactcacagtctgtctcctagaaaagaaaaaaggtgtttgctgtactcgTAACTAcaggtacccaaaactacacaattaatcacaacagcaataccattgccttaaacaaatcttggttcagtcaccagtttaagttgagagagggggtatccatggcattttccaattatgtccctattttacaagtcaaaaaaattgagaacctttcataatgttgccaaacaaagactcagcAAACTTAGCTGAGACTCCCTGTCCTTGCCcatctgtccctgcatatctgtccccagctctgctgtctgtgtgccacctgttgcctgctctgcctaatgacatcattgtgaaacattcccattcgcatttcacttctttcttatgaacattttatcaactagtctgAGATATTTAGGCTACCTAGAGGGTTCTTAcgtttgcgttttggtgtactgaaaaaaaCTCTGATTGTCGTCTTTTTTTCGCCATTTtcctacctggctggctggctacacacacacaccacacacacacacacacacacacacacacacacacacacacacacacacacacacacacaccacacacacacacacacacacacacacacacacacacacacacacacacacacacacacacagtgtgcaggTTATTTACAGTAGGAGATGGGCTTCTATCATCTTCTATATGGGCTTCAAtctaaaatgtagctagctagtcagctagcaaaTGTGAAACGGATTGCAGTGACAAGGGTTGACAGCTGTATGAGTTCACCATTTACACAACGTATGCTGCAAACTTTTGtcattttaatatagtttgttttatattggctggcttccaacaacagctgaatttgcagagctagcgagcaccaattctgtttctgtggtgtttgctataatctttgctatcg of Salvelinus sp. IW2-2015 unplaced genomic scaffold, ASM291031v2 Un_scaffold1633, whole genome shotgun sequence contains these proteins:
- the LOC112071534 gene encoding GTPase IMAP family member 9-like gives rise to the protein MASSSATKPLMKDEDTDKQTLGRRRNSMDDRPNMSMTRIVLVGKTGAGKSSSGNTILGRKAFRDAKSGSSVTKECSKETEEVGGRQIMLVDTPGLFDTSHSDSYLKTEISKCINMTSPGPHAIVLVINMGPFTKEEQNAVKKIRALFGEEAERYTMILFTHGDELDDGGIEQYVHEAQEDLKTLVDQCGGRYHVFDNTKVDDRDQVVELLDKIDHMVAVNGEDHYTNDMYKEAERNLTLKEEELKTLYEEKIQEFERELPSKYQQLGNMLWDQMKALKKSMEEIKKAMNDLSKQDQNKILRIMEHMRHFKRKLRAVRSEAEQTQVNEDISTEVNIKLKDLHV